The Variovorax paradoxus DNA window GCACGCTGACGCATTGACCAACGCGCCCTTCTTTCGGGATGCTTCAGGGACCGTCCGGCGCTGGTTCGGCGCCTGAGGGCGACTGTCTGGTCACGAGATCTGGTTGGCGTCCCGCGTCCGTCAATGCCCGGCAGCGCAATAGGCGAGGAACTCATTGACTTCCGCTGCCTTGTCGAAGACCGCATCGGCGCCCAGACGAATGCACTCGGCGCGGTTGTCCGGAGAAGCCGCATTGGTCAACGCCACCACGATCCCCTTCTTTCTGCCGAGCACCGAAAGGGCGGCCAACACGCCGAGTCCTGTTCCCTGCTTCAGCAACAGATCCACGACGAGAAGCTGCCATGCCTCCTCGTTCGCCTGGAGCCAAGCCACAGCTTCGGCCTCAGAGAGCGCGGTCCCGACGACCTCTGCCTGCAGGTAGCCCTCGAGCACGACCTTGAGGCTGTCCTGGATCAATGGCTCGTCTTCCACTATGAAAACGGCAAGCGTCATTTAAGGAAGCCTCCTGCTGATGTCGTGAACCGCACAGGCCCGTCTCGTCACCGTGCGTGCGACGTCACTGGACAGGGAGAGCATTGCACCGAGTTCAACAAGGAGCAGGCTCGCATCTTCAAGGCCGCTTCGCCCCTGGCCGTCACCCGCATCACCGTGGCTTGACCGGAATAAGTTGTTCGCCCCTGGCAATGTATGAATGGCGGAAGATCTGCCTCTATCTGCCTCTATCTGCCTCTATCTGCCTCTATCTGCCTCTATCTGCCTCTATCTGCCTCTATCTGCCTCTATCTGCCTCTATCTGCCTTGCAGCGCGCAGCAAGTCACACTTCTCGATGTCCTCATGCGCATCGATGGTCATGGGCATATCTGCGGAGTAGAGCCGCTCGAGCAATTGCATGGGCATCGTGGATCCTCGCATCGATACGGGTTGACATCACCGGCTGATGAACTCGCATAGACCTCAGCGCTAGATGCGTCCCGTCAACAACAAGACAATCAGTACGAGCACGACGATGCCGAGAATTCCGCTCGGACCGTAACCC harbors:
- a CDS encoding response regulator, translated to MTLAVFIVEDEPLIQDSLKVVLEGYLQAEVVGTALSEAEAVAWLQANEEAWQLLVVDLLLKQGTGLGVLAALSVLGRKKGIVVALTNAASPDNRAECIRLGADAVFDKAAEVNEFLAYCAAGH